One window of the Granulicella arctica genome contains the following:
- a CDS encoding MFS transporter, with product MPDHDFNESSLRYTGWRITFAAFVGVMVSFAAIVPFTFSLFLTPLQLSFGWKREAISRGFAITALTVAACSPMIGSLLDRLPPRRIILPSIVVFASSLASLSLLRGHIGQFYATYVVIGIVGNGTAQLAYSRAVLTWFDQRRGLALALVLTGSGTGSILLPLLTQHMITTQGWRSAYLVLGAIALLGIPLTTLMVRNSPVTKVEPITVSENLKIGQVLRTSIFWLIAIPVMLSALSINGAIAHLAALLTGRSITSSSAALALSMLGLSGIVGRLITGHLLDRIFAPFVSLAVLLIAGTGIITIAYAATATMGILGAFLLGFGAGSEADVVPYLIAKYFGRARFSTLYGLSWTAYAVGGAMGPVLMGHAFDQAGTYLTSKVLLLAAPLFLAAFVQLLLPRYPHAFFSTADAGLVLETARESPL from the coding sequence ATGCCTGATCATGACTTCAACGAAAGCTCACTGCGCTACACAGGCTGGCGAATCACCTTCGCTGCCTTTGTCGGCGTGATGGTCAGCTTTGCGGCTATCGTGCCCTTCACCTTCAGCCTCTTTCTTACACCGTTGCAACTGTCGTTTGGATGGAAGCGTGAAGCCATATCGCGGGGGTTCGCGATCACCGCTCTGACTGTGGCTGCATGCTCCCCGATGATCGGATCGCTTCTCGATCGCCTTCCGCCACGCAGAATCATCCTGCCATCTATCGTCGTCTTCGCGTCCTCCCTGGCATCTCTCTCTTTGCTCAGGGGACACATCGGCCAGTTCTATGCAACGTATGTGGTGATTGGGATCGTCGGCAACGGAACCGCGCAGCTGGCCTACTCGCGCGCGGTGCTTACTTGGTTCGACCAGCGGCGCGGTCTCGCCCTCGCATTAGTTCTGACTGGAAGTGGAACCGGCTCGATCCTCCTTCCGCTCTTGACCCAGCACATGATTACGACACAAGGCTGGCGCAGCGCGTACCTCGTGCTTGGCGCGATTGCCCTGCTTGGTATTCCGCTCACAACGTTGATGGTGCGTAACAGCCCTGTCACGAAGGTCGAACCAATCACTGTCTCTGAAAACCTCAAAATTGGTCAGGTTCTGAGAACAAGTATCTTCTGGCTGATCGCGATCCCTGTCATGCTCTCCGCACTCAGCATCAATGGTGCGATCGCCCATCTCGCCGCTCTCCTCACCGGTCGTTCGATCACATCTTCGAGCGCCGCCCTCGCTCTCTCCATGCTCGGGCTCTCCGGCATCGTGGGCCGCCTCATCACCGGCCATCTGCTCGATCGGATCTTCGCGCCTTTCGTCTCACTCGCTGTCCTGCTCATCGCAGGAACTGGCATCATCACGATCGCCTATGCAGCTACGGCCACCATGGGCATCCTTGGAGCTTTCCTACTCGGCTTCGGCGCTGGTAGTGAGGCTGATGTCGTTCCATATCTCATCGCGAAATACTTCGGTCGTGCGCGCTTTTCAACGCTCTACGGCCTCAGCTGGACAGCCTACGCAGTCGGCGGAGCCATGGGGCCAGTGTTGATGGGACACGCCTTCGATCAGGCCGGCACCTATCTCACCTCGAAGGTTCTTCTGCTCGCCGCTCCCCTCTTTCTCGCGGCCTTCGTTCAACTGCTTCTCCCACGCTATCCCCACGCTTTTTTCTCGACAGCCGACGCAGGCCTGGTCCTCGAAACAGCGCGCGAAAGCCCGCTGTAG
- a CDS encoding dihydrofolate reductase family protein: MFTKSIEPNARLVADNIEGMIRELKTQFAGEIEVGGPGRAGTLIELGRIDEYRIYLRPTVLGGGKPFFSGPVPALR; encoded by the coding sequence GTGTTTACTAAGTCAATCGAGCCCAATGCAAGGCTTGTCGCCGATAACATCGAGGGGATGATCCGCGAACTAAAGACACAATTCGCTGGGGAAATTGAGGTCGGAGGCCCGGGTCGGGCTGGAACGCTCATCGAGCTTGGTCGAATTGATGAATATCGAATCTACTTACGCCCCACTGTGCTTGGTGGCGGTAAGCCGTTCTTCTCGGGCCCTGTGCCGGCGCTCCGCTGA
- a CDS encoding type VI secretion system tube protein Hcp has translation MYSSGKHISRVTIDLMRASGDTPVKYMVIEMDQVVISRVAHEGMIGESRPTEAVSFDYGVIKWTYIDPLQREGS, from the coding sequence ATGTATTCGTCCGGCAAGCACATCTCCAGGGTGACCATCGATCTTATGCGAGCCTCAGGTGACACTCCGGTGAAGTATATGGTGATTGAAATGGATCAGGTCGTCATTTCGAGGGTGGCCCACGAAGGGATGATAGGCGAGAGTCGTCCGACAGAGGCTGTGTCGTTCGACTACGGCGTCATCAAGTGGACGTATATTGACCCGCTACAACGTGAAGGGAGCTAA
- a CDS encoding carboxypeptidase-like regulatory domain-containing protein, with protein sequence MRSSTSLLTFILMFLTLSGVGTICHAQSYSIRGVLSGADGSAVRHGRVTATLVKETADANRNSESESASASSDDSGNFVIPVSSAGTWKLVATAPGFRSAAFEEHGTFFTGVVLTVAMPSVDIKFRITSNGSISGYILDEAGEAVRSGAQVMLLTAAETPSDQVSVSWQTRGTTRPDDLGHYEFTALAAGRYQVMVQAQPWYAESAVRTNDSQGGSSVDASLPSDSTLDVAYPLTWYPSVTDSAAAGTVTLIGGDTFQADLRLAPVPSVHLSGAASKADNNRRANVPQIRQLLPNGASLNQPIHPTVDTQGRIDVGGLAPGTYEVTGGAERQPSILHIGPGSPRTLDLNSAESTIVTAIHFDLTEGARPVRLRFTNVETGRSVVFPEGQARNLREGSVIAERTIEQGEGERPARGFRGFRDGGDGFVHLEPGRYEVSVLSAQGDYLLGLSGTHAEIRGHVISIHDGNPQLTFRVVSGHASVKGVATLQQKPLPGAMVLLVPAMLGSPDSFATILRAQTDTSGGFHLRDVARGRYILVAIKDGWNVRWKDPATLAHYLGQGIPIDLSTTPILHQNLEAQLP encoded by the coding sequence ATGAGATCCTCTACTTCCCTGCTCACCTTCATCCTGATGTTCCTAACTCTGTCCGGAGTTGGCACGATCTGTCATGCGCAGAGCTACAGTATCCGTGGCGTTCTAAGTGGCGCCGACGGGAGCGCGGTTCGTCATGGTCGGGTCACGGCAACTCTTGTCAAAGAGACCGCTGATGCCAACAGAAACTCTGAGAGTGAGTCTGCATCTGCAAGCAGTGACGATAGCGGTAACTTCGTCATTCCTGTCAGCAGCGCTGGCACATGGAAGCTTGTTGCGACCGCTCCAGGATTTCGAAGCGCGGCTTTCGAGGAGCACGGCACGTTTTTCACTGGCGTAGTCCTGACCGTGGCAATGCCTTCGGTCGATATAAAGTTCCGGATCACATCCAATGGATCGATCAGCGGCTACATTCTGGACGAGGCTGGCGAAGCGGTACGCAGTGGTGCGCAGGTGATGCTGCTCACGGCTGCTGAAACGCCTTCGGACCAGGTAAGTGTCAGTTGGCAGACACGCGGGACAACGCGGCCTGATGATCTGGGGCACTATGAGTTCACAGCCCTGGCAGCAGGTCGCTATCAGGTGATGGTGCAGGCACAGCCATGGTATGCAGAAAGTGCGGTTCGCACTAATGATTCGCAGGGCGGAAGCAGTGTCGACGCTTCGCTGCCGAGTGACAGTACCCTCGATGTTGCCTATCCGTTGACCTGGTACCCCAGTGTTACAGACTCGGCAGCGGCGGGCACTGTAACGCTTATAGGTGGTGACACATTTCAAGCGGATCTACGCCTGGCGCCAGTACCCTCGGTCCATCTGAGTGGCGCTGCAAGCAAAGCTGACAATAACCGCCGTGCGAATGTGCCCCAAATCCGACAACTATTGCCAAATGGAGCGTCGCTGAATCAGCCTATTCATCCGACAGTCGATACACAGGGCAGGATCGACGTTGGAGGTTTAGCGCCAGGGACCTATGAGGTCACAGGTGGAGCGGAACGACAGCCATCCATCCTGCACATCGGACCGGGTTCGCCTCGAACACTGGACCTGAACTCTGCAGAATCTACGATCGTCACCGCCATTCATTTTGATCTTACGGAGGGTGCACGGCCGGTAAGGCTGCGCTTCACGAACGTGGAGACGGGTCGGAGTGTTGTGTTTCCTGAAGGACAGGCCAGGAATCTTCGTGAAGGCTCAGTGATCGCCGAAAGAACCATCGAGCAGGGCGAGGGTGAGAGACCAGCACGAGGCTTTCGAGGATTTCGTGATGGGGGTGACGGTTTCGTTCATCTCGAACCTGGCAGGTATGAAGTCAGCGTGTTGAGCGCACAGGGTGATTACCTGCTGGGTCTGTCGGGCACTCATGCAGAGATCAGAGGGCACGTCATCTCCATTCATGATGGCAACCCACAGCTCACGTTCCGCGTTGTCTCAGGCCATGCAAGTGTGAAGGGCGTCGCAACCCTGCAGCAGAAGCCGTTGCCGGGTGCGATGGTGTTGCTGGTGCCTGCAATGTTGGGTAGTCCCGACAGCTTCGCTACGATACTTCGTGCGCAGACTGATACGAGCGGAGGCTTTCACCTTCGCGATGTCGCGCGTGGCCGGTATATTCTTGTCGCCATCAAGGACGGATGGAATGTGCGCTGGAAAGATCCTGCGACCCTCGCACACTACCTTGGACAGGGGATCCCAATCGATCTGAGTACCACGCCCATCTTGCACCAAAACCTGGAGGCGCAACTACCCTGA
- a CDS encoding carboxypeptidase-like regulatory domain-containing protein, producing MKPGYYPSPDLSESASITLHAPFPDTTIDLRIYPEAILTGELTAPSGEILAGLLVQAKRSSYDMLGHRWTQTAVTRTDDHGAFRLAVNPGEYVLRVLFSPATSLRAEVVLPLSFPEQSSSGFARTVLARGGETQHFELRAKLARTVTVTARLEPDPGRGNLRMTAYDADGDEFPLRATPTGTPGSIRMDIPSGTYLVKARKEGADLGMEAETRITVGDREIGGLTLLFSFVSPVPIELRSDPASSNNTPPSVSDLDLSLESTQDDFGDNSYNSERPVLRGSQMPFFNPAAGTYRLRSLGATWFIQSATYGTSDLLRQDLVIVPGAGAVPIRIVASNKTASLTGTVRHDGRPVAAWIYLISSTPSATPIVMIHSSADGSYSRPNIAPGTYRVIAFEHKHDLNFEDQETLTAFGGELRSVTLNSTDQSTLNLELAPFDESR from the coding sequence ATGAAACCCGGCTATTACCCAAGCCCGGATCTGAGCGAGTCAGCCAGCATAACTCTTCATGCTCCATTTCCCGACACGACGATTGACCTTCGAATTTACCCGGAGGCGATTCTGACCGGAGAACTGACCGCGCCGAGCGGCGAGATTCTGGCTGGCTTACTCGTCCAGGCAAAACGAAGTTCGTATGACATGCTTGGCCATCGATGGACGCAAACTGCTGTGACCCGTACAGACGATCATGGTGCGTTCCGATTGGCCGTGAACCCGGGCGAGTATGTATTGCGAGTCCTCTTCAGCCCTGCAACCTCGCTTCGCGCAGAAGTCGTGCTGCCACTATCATTTCCTGAACAAAGCTCATCCGGATTTGCCCGTACGGTCCTTGCCCGCGGTGGAGAGACTCAGCACTTTGAACTGCGTGCGAAACTTGCTCGAACCGTCACCGTCACTGCGCGTCTAGAACCTGATCCGGGCCGCGGCAACCTGAGGATGACGGCCTACGATGCGGATGGCGACGAGTTTCCTTTGCGGGCAACGCCGACAGGTACCCCTGGTTCTATTCGAATGGATATACCAAGCGGAACCTACCTGGTAAAAGCGAGAAAGGAGGGCGCAGACCTCGGTATGGAGGCTGAGACACGCATCACTGTTGGTGACCGCGAGATTGGGGGCTTGACGCTTCTTTTCTCGTTCGTGAGTCCTGTACCCATTGAGCTTCGATCCGATCCGGCTTCGTCCAATAACACGCCGCCGAGTGTATCAGACCTGGATCTGTCGCTGGAAAGCACGCAGGATGACTTTGGCGATAATTCCTACAACTCGGAACGTCCTGTGCTAAGAGGAAGTCAGATGCCTTTCTTCAACCCGGCTGCGGGAACCTATCGACTTCGCTCCCTAGGGGCAACGTGGTTCATCCAATCTGCAACCTATGGCACCAGCGATTTGCTTCGGCAAGATCTGGTGATTGTTCCAGGAGCAGGTGCTGTGCCGATCCGCATCGTAGCGAGCAACAAGACTGCCAGTCTGACGGGTACGGTGCGGCACGATGGCCGGCCCGTGGCTGCCTGGATTTATCTGATCAGCAGTACACCGAGTGCCACACCAATCGTCATGATCCATTCGAGTGCAGATGGTTCGTATAGTCGTCCGAACATCGCTCCCGGAACATATCGAGTGATTGCTTTCGAGCACAAGCATGATCTCAACTTTGAGGACCAGGAGACGCTTACGGCTTTCGGTGGCGAGCTGCGATCCGTAACTTTGAACTCAACCGATCAGAGCACACTCAATCTGGAACTTGCACCATTCGATGAATCGCGTTGA